The genomic window CATGCTCTCGGCGCTGATCCGCCAGCTGTTCGGCTCGGCGCGGCCGGCGCTGCTGCCGTATGCGGTCGGCGTCATCGGCGTGACCGCCTCGGTCATGGGGGACTCCGCGTTCGTGGTGGTCCCGCCGCTGGCCGCCATGGTCTTCAAAGCGGCTGGCCGCCACCCGGTCGCCGGCCTCATCGGCGGTTTCGCCGCGGTGGGCGCGGGCTATTCCACGGCGTTGGTGCCCACCAGTCTGGACGCGCTGTTCGCCGGTATTACCAACGCGGTGATGGACACGCTGCCCGGGGCGGGGTATTCCACCGTGACGCCGCTGTCGAACTACTTCTTCAACGTGGCCTCCTCCGTGGTGCTGGGCCTGGTGGCCGGCTATATCATCGACCGGATCCTGGAGCCGCGCATGCGGGCCCAAAACGTGCCGGAGGATGAGTCAGTGGACGCCGCGGATGCCGCGGAGCGCGGCGACCGCGACGCCGAGGGTAACGCCCTGGCCGCGACCCTGGAGCCGAAGGAGCGCAAGGCGCTGTGGCTCTCGCTGCTGGCCGGGCTGGTGCTGACCGCGGTGATCCTGGCCGCGGTGCTCATCCCGGGCTCGCCGTGGCGCAATGGGGAGGGCGGTTTCCTGCCGAAGTCCCCGCTGCTTGATTCCATCGTGTTCATTATCTGCGCCTACTTCTGGGTCTTCGGCATCACCTACGGCGCGGTGGTCGGCACGATCAAGGGCATGGCGGACGTGGTCACCATGATGATTGGCGCGCTCAAGGACATGCTGAGCTTCTTGGTCCTGGCCTTCATCCTGGGCCAGTTCGTCGCTCTGTTCGCCTGGACCGGGATTGGCACCTTCACCGCGGTCAAGGGTGCGGCTTTCCTGGAATCCATCGGGCTGACCGGCTTCCCGGCCATCCTGGCCTTTATCGTGCTGGCCTCCTTGCTGAACCTGCTGATCATCTCGGGCTCGTCCATGTGGACGCTGATGGCCGCGGTCTTCGTTCCCATGTTCGCGCTGCTGGGCTACGAGCCCGCCTTCGTGCAGGCTGCCTTCCGCGTGGGTGATTCTGCCACCCAGATCATCACCCCGCTCAACCCCTACATGATCGTCATGCTGGGCCTGCTGCAGCGATACGAACCCAAGGCGGGCCTGGGCACGCTGATGTCGCGCCTAATCCCGTTCGTCATTCCGTTCTTCCTCGTGTGGGCCATCCTACTGGGGGTGTGGTTCTTCGCCGATATCCCGCTGGGGCCGGGCGATAGCATTATGATTGAGTCCTAATGACAGCTCACTCAGACAACTGCCATGATTCCTGCGCGCCGCAGCGCCCGGGCTTGAGCCCGGAGGCGGCATCGACAAGTTATTTGGACGCCACCTCCGCCGAGGTGGACGCGGCGGTCGAACGCGCCCAGCAGCGGCAGGAAGCGGCCGGGCAAGGCCGGGCCGCCTCGGTGCCCGACTACTGGGAGCGGCTGCGCCGCGCGGTGGAGGAGACCGAGCTGGCGGCCGATATCCGCCACATCGTCCACGATCTGCACGCGCACCCGGAGACCGCCTTCGAGGAATATCGCAGCCAGCAGGTGCTGTGCAATCTCCTGGAAAAGCACGGGCACAGCGTGGTGCGCGGGGCTTATGGGGTTAAGACGGCCTTTTCCAGCCAGATCGCCTCGCCTGGCTACGAGCCCGGGCGCCATCCGCGGGTGGTCATCATGGCCGAATACGACGCGCTGCCAGGCATCGGACACGCCTGCGGGCACAACGTCATCGCGGCCGCCGGCGTGGGCGCCTATCTGGCGGCGGCGCGGGCTATCGATGCCGCCGCGCCCGTGTGCATCGAACTGCAGGGCACCCCGGCGGAGGAGGGGCACACCGGCAAGGAGTACATGATCCGCGGCGGGAGCCTGGACGGGGTGGACGCCGCGCTGATGATCCACGGCTTCGGCTACGACATCGCCGAGCACGTCTGGGTCGGGCGGCGCTCGGCCACCGTGACCTTCCATGGCACGGCCGCGCACGCGAGCTCGCAGCCGTTCATGGGTAAAAACGCCCTCGACGCCGCCTCCCTGATGTACCAGGGGCTGGGCCTGCACCGGCAGCAGATGCCGCCGAGCGACAGGTTGCATGCCGTCATCGCCGAGGGTGGCACCCGGCCCAGCGTGGTCCCGGATAGGGCCGTGGTCGAGGTCTACGCGCGCTCGTTGCGAACCGAGACCTTGCTGGAGTTATCCCGCCGAGTCGATGACATCGCGCGGGGCGCGGCCCTGATGGCGGGAGTCGGCGTGGAGATTGCCTGGGATCCGCACCCGATGTCCCTGCCGGTGCGCAACAACTCCGCGCTGGCCGCCCGGTGGTCCGCCACCCAGCGGCGCCGCGGCCGCGCCCCGCTGCCCGCCGGGATAATCCCGGATAGCCTGGCGGCCTCCACGGACTTTGGCAACGTCTCCCAGCTGGTGCCGGGAATTCACCCCATGGTGCAGGTCAGCCCGCGGGAGGTGGCCCTGCACACCGAGGCCTTCGCTCACTGGTCGGCCACCGAGTCCGCGGAGCGTGCCGCGCTCGACTCCGCGGTGGGCCTGGCCCAGGTCGCCTTTGATTACGCGGCGGATCCGCAGCTGCGAGCAGACGCCTACGCGGAGTTCGCGGCCTTGGGAACGGTCTCGGTGGAAAGCCTGCTGCGCTGGGAAAACTCCTAATAGTGTGGAGGGGTGGCAAGGGGGAGACAGTCCTCCGCGCCTCCCCGGGGCCCGAAGTGGGGGTATGTCCTGGGGGTGGAGGGTCCCGTTATTAAAATTTCAGGTAAATCGCAGGTGAACAAGGTTGCCTGAAACTTAGCTGTACCTAAGTCTTGTCAGGTTAGGGTTTCTTCAGTTAGGTTGTCCTAGGGGAGACAGTTCCGGAATTCCGAAAGGGATTCGTTTCGAAATAAGGATGATTGACAAACCATGAAGATTCGTCGCACCCTGGTTGCCTCGGTAGCCGCCGCTTCGCTGCTGCTGACCGCCTGCTCTTCGGCGGAGGATTCCTCCAATTCCGCCGACAATTCCTCAAACTCCGCTGAGAACACCGCGGCAGACAGCGCTGCCTCGGAGTCCGGCGAGCTGAAGCTGGAAGACAACAACGGAGAACAGACGGTGACCCTGCCGGTCGAGAAACCGGCCGTGACCGACAACCGCGCCTTCGCGGTCCTGGCCGACTGGGGCGTTGAACTCTCCGCAGCACCGCTGAACCTCGTCCCGGATACCCTGGCGGATACCTACAACAAGGACACCGTCGCCGCGGACCTGGGCAGCCACCGCGAGCCGGACCTCGAGGCTTTGGTCGCCGCCGAGCCGGACCTGGTCTGGAACGGCCAGCGCTTCTCCCAGCACCAGGAGGACATCGAAAAGCTGGTGGAGGACACCCCGGTCGTGGACTTCGAGCCGCGCGAGGACAAGGACTTCTTCGAAGAGCTCAAGCGCCACACCACCGCGCTGGGCGAGGTCTTCGAGCACGAGGAAGACGCCCAGAAGCTGATCGACGACCTGGACGCCGCCATCGAGCGCGCCAAGCAGGCCTACGATCCGGAAAAGACCGTCATGGCGGTCAACACCTCCGGCGGCGAGATCGGCTACATCGCTCCGCACGTCGGCCGCACCTTGGGCCCCATCTTCGACCTGCTGGACCTGGACCCGGCTCTGACCGTGAAGGACGGTAGCAGCAACCACGAGGGCGACGACATCTCCGTCGAGGCCATCGCGGAATCCAACCCGGACTGGATCCTGGTCCTGGACCGCGACGGTGCGATCAACTCCGATGAGCCGGACTACACCCCGGGCAAAGACCTGGTGGAAAACAGCGCGGCCCTGAAGAACGTGCAGGCGGTCAAGGACGGCAATGTTTACGTTGCGCCGAAGGACACCTACACTAACGAGTCCATCATTACCTACACCAAGATCCTGAACGAAATGGCTGATGCTTTCGAGAATGCTTAGTACTTCCTACGGCACTTTCCGCAAGTAACCGGATAGCTCCTGCGCTTTTTGACCCGCGCAGGGCCTATCCGGCTTTCGGATATCTACATAGAAGCGGACCATATGCAAGAAACAACACCTAGGCGCTCCCGGTCGAAGCTCTTCGACTGGAAGCTTCTGCTCGGCGTAGGCGGCATCCTCCTGCTCCTAGCGCTCTCGCTGGCGGTGGGCGAGTACGACATCCTGGGCCACGAGGACGGCGGGGAGATGTTCAACACCACTCGCATCCCGCGCACCATCGCGTTGATG from Corynebacterium confusum includes these protein-coding regions:
- a CDS encoding amidohydrolase; this translates as MTAHSDNCHDSCAPQRPGLSPEAASTSYLDATSAEVDAAVERAQQRQEAAGQGRAASVPDYWERLRRAVEETELAADIRHIVHDLHAHPETAFEEYRSQQVLCNLLEKHGHSVVRGAYGVKTAFSSQIASPGYEPGRHPRVVIMAEYDALPGIGHACGHNVIAAAGVGAYLAAARAIDAAAPVCIELQGTPAEEGHTGKEYMIRGGSLDGVDAALMIHGFGYDIAEHVWVGRRSATVTFHGTAAHASSQPFMGKNALDAASLMYQGLGLHRQQMPPSDRLHAVIAEGGTRPSVVPDRAVVEVYARSLRTETLLELSRRVDDIARGAALMAGVGVEIAWDPHPMSLPVRNNSALAARWSATQRRRGRAPLPAGIIPDSLAASTDFGNVSQLVPGIHPMVQVSPREVALHTEAFAHWSATESAERAALDSAVGLAQVAFDYAADPQLRADAYAEFAALGTVSVESLLRWENS
- a CDS encoding siderophore ABC transporter substrate-binding protein, translating into MKIRRTLVASVAAASLLLTACSSAEDSSNSADNSSNSAENTAADSAASESGELKLEDNNGEQTVTLPVEKPAVTDNRAFAVLADWGVELSAAPLNLVPDTLADTYNKDTVAADLGSHREPDLEALVAAEPDLVWNGQRFSQHQEDIEKLVEDTPVVDFEPREDKDFFEELKRHTTALGEVFEHEEDAQKLIDDLDAAIERAKQAYDPEKTVMAVNTSGGEIGYIAPHVGRTLGPIFDLLDLDPALTVKDGSSNHEGDDISVEAIAESNPDWILVLDRDGAINSDEPDYTPGKDLVENSAALKNVQAVKDGNVYVAPKDTYTNESIITYTKILNEMADAFENA
- a CDS encoding AbgT family transporter, with translation MSPPNSNDDKDLRDKAVADGVGGDVDGGGASAAGDSGSAGKRGLLDRFLSGVEYVGNKLPEPFTIFVILFLITGVASTVMAWMGVAVQVPGSDEVSEVNGLFTGEGLAWLTITMAENYIGFPPLLTVLPILLAVGVAERSGMLSALIRQLFGSARPALLPYAVGVIGVTASVMGDSAFVVVPPLAAMVFKAAGRHPVAGLIGGFAAVGAGYSTALVPTSLDALFAGITNAVMDTLPGAGYSTVTPLSNYFFNVASSVVLGLVAGYIIDRILEPRMRAQNVPEDESVDAADAAERGDRDAEGNALAATLEPKERKALWLSLLAGLVLTAVILAAVLIPGSPWRNGEGGFLPKSPLLDSIVFIICAYFWVFGITYGAVVGTIKGMADVVTMMIGALKDMLSFLVLAFILGQFVALFAWTGIGTFTAVKGAAFLESIGLTGFPAILAFIVLASLLNLLIISGSSMWTLMAAVFVPMFALLGYEPAFVQAAFRVGDSATQIITPLNPYMIVMLGLLQRYEPKAGLGTLMSRLIPFVIPFFLVWAILLGVWFFADIPLGPGDSIMIES